In Mucilaginibacter celer, one DNA window encodes the following:
- a CDS encoding sigma-54-dependent Fis family transcriptional regulator translates to MPDTDNVISAYPSKIKDLSTLFNEHFECIDGLAEKFKAALKEHIVSDFFQGDEDEKTILLDLSNQIAAIKNKDDLFGVVHASLETLFNVQGFAIIVVNKTNNIHRVYEFGQETYHPNGKSLNDTAFETVSISKSVLMQLAAISGPVVIELAEAIDLFPDMAYLHTCKNKGVDKFAVITLEAAGDILGYLLLTTELLATEALRINLLAGVCSQLSIALSNIILIEEVLRWRNEMELLLSVNTAIASVRSTEELAKVIKDQLKQLLGCSHTLIAVRDANKHTVSAFLLDEDARAKAHPAYSDAKDGQYPLNDSVLQQAMNSDLPVWFDLDELVSQPDVPLYIKINHESGLKELIICRFSKGEDVFGFWLLYFEEKQLITESKLKLIQSLSYQLCISVANIIANQEIDRYKRQLEEETIYLKEEIEVNQNYAEIIGESPAMQRTFRLVTQVSRSDSTVLILGETGTGKELIARAIHNNSPRKNKLMVKVNCAALPANLIESELFGHEKGSFTGATERRLGKFELANNGTLFLDEIGEMPLELQVKLLRALQEKEIERVGGRGTIKVDVRIIAATNRDLEKEVDEGRFRSDLYYRLNIFPIHLPALRDRKEDIPMLATHFIHRYSKKTGRQITTLGNKALQDMMHYSWPGNIRELEHLIERSILLSSGDALKQIHLPTTKPGHIITTTNWEVPLKTIDENECEHILRILKYCQGRISGQGGAADILGVPASTLNSKIKRLGIKKEHLV, encoded by the coding sequence ATGCCTGACACCGACAACGTAATTTCAGCTTACCCTTCAAAGATCAAAGATCTTTCTACGCTGTTTAATGAACATTTTGAATGCATAGACGGACTTGCCGAAAAATTCAAGGCGGCCTTAAAAGAGCACATCGTTTCAGATTTTTTTCAGGGTGATGAAGATGAGAAAACTATTCTGCTCGATCTGAGCAACCAAATAGCTGCTATAAAAAATAAAGACGACCTGTTCGGAGTTGTTCATGCAAGTTTAGAAACCTTATTTAATGTCCAGGGATTTGCGATCATCGTTGTCAATAAGACAAATAATATTCACCGTGTTTATGAATTCGGCCAGGAAACCTACCACCCAAACGGAAAGAGCTTAAACGACACGGCATTTGAAACCGTGTCTATTTCCAAATCTGTCTTAATGCAATTGGCCGCTATCAGCGGACCGGTTGTCATCGAACTGGCCGAAGCGATTGACTTGTTTCCGGATATGGCCTATTTACATACCTGCAAGAATAAGGGCGTGGATAAATTCGCTGTTATTACCCTGGAAGCAGCCGGCGATATCTTAGGGTATCTGTTATTAACAACGGAATTACTTGCTACCGAGGCATTGCGGATCAATCTTTTAGCGGGTGTTTGCTCGCAATTGTCCATCGCGCTTTCTAACATCATCCTAATCGAGGAAGTTTTGCGCTGGAGGAATGAAATGGAACTTTTATTGTCCGTCAATACAGCTATCGCCTCTGTCAGAAGTACGGAAGAACTGGCAAAGGTAATCAAGGATCAACTCAAGCAATTATTAGGATGCAGCCATACACTGATCGCCGTCCGAGATGCCAATAAACATACTGTCAGCGCATTTCTGCTGGATGAAGATGCCAGAGCCAAAGCTCATCCTGCCTATTCTGATGCTAAAGATGGTCAATATCCCTTAAATGACAGCGTGTTACAACAAGCGATGAATTCGGATCTGCCGGTATGGTTTGACCTTGATGAACTGGTATCACAGCCCGATGTACCGCTTTACATAAAGATCAATCATGAAAGTGGGCTGAAAGAGTTAATAATCTGCCGGTTTTCTAAAGGTGAAGATGTTTTCGGCTTTTGGCTGTTATACTTTGAAGAAAAACAACTGATCACGGAAAGTAAACTGAAACTCATACAAAGTTTGTCCTATCAGCTTTGCATTTCGGTTGCCAATATTATTGCCAACCAGGAGATAGATCGTTATAAGCGGCAGCTTGAAGAGGAAACTATTTATTTAAAGGAAGAGATAGAGGTGAATCAAAACTACGCAGAAATTATCGGCGAAAGCCCGGCAATGCAAAGGACCTTCCGGCTTGTGACACAGGTCTCCCGATCTGACAGCACCGTGCTGATACTGGGAGAAACAGGAACCGGCAAAGAATTGATCGCACGTGCTATTCACAACAATTCTCCCCGGAAAAATAAATTGATGGTCAAAGTCAATTGCGCGGCGCTACCTGCTAATCTGATCGAAAGTGAGCTTTTTGGACATGAAAAAGGCAGTTTTACAGGGGCTACTGAACGGAGGCTCGGTAAGTTCGAACTGGCCAACAACGGCACCTTGTTTTTAGATGAGATCGGCGAAATGCCATTGGAACTTCAAGTGAAGCTTTTACGCGCCTTGCAGGAAAAGGAGATCGAACGCGTTGGCGGGCGGGGCACGATCAAAGTGGATGTGAGGATTATCGCGGCGACAAACCGGGATCTTGAAAAAGAGGTGGACGAGGGACGGTTCAGGAGCGACCTCTATTACCGTCTGAATATATTCCCGATTCACCTGCCTGCGTTAAGAGACCGCAAGGAAGATATTCCGATGCTGGCTACCCATTTCATACACCGCTATTCGAAAAAAACAGGCAGGCAAATTACTACCCTCGGTAATAAGGCGCTGCAAGACATGATGCATTATAGCTGGCCGGGAAATATCCGGGAGTTGGAGCACTTGATCGAACGCAGCATTTTATTGTCGAGCGGCGATGCGCTGAAACAAATTCATTTACCAACTACCAAACCCGGCCATATAATCACCACCACTAATTGGGAGGTCCCGTTAAAGACAATTGATGAAAACGAGTGCGAGCACATTTTAAGGATCTTAAAGTATTGTCAGGGCAGGATATCCGGCCAGGGAGGTGCGGCCGATATACTGGGCGTACCGGCAAGTACGCTAAATTCTAAGATCAAACGGTTGGGAATCAAAAAAGAACATCTGGTTTAG
- a CDS encoding DUF417 family protein: MKHSIIKFIAGLDQAGKNLTRLAIVIIFLWIGGLKFFTYEADGIVPFVANSPFMSFFYKNPSEYKKHLNKEGELIATNHLWQTDNRTYLFSKGLGIFLVLMAVLVALYKVAPISSMIASMLIILLTAGTLSFLITTPESWVPRLGDADWGFPFLSARGRLVLKDIAIMGGAMITMSESAVLYLRRLK, from the coding sequence ATGAAACATTCAATTATAAAATTTATCGCGGGCCTCGATCAGGCAGGGAAAAATTTGACCAGACTCGCCATAGTCATTATCTTTTTATGGATTGGCGGCTTGAAATTTTTTACTTATGAGGCTGATGGTATCGTTCCATTCGTCGCCAATAGTCCTTTCATGTCCTTTTTTTATAAAAATCCGTCGGAATATAAAAAACACCTGAACAAGGAAGGGGAATTAATCGCAACTAACCATCTTTGGCAAACCGATAACAGAACTTACTTATTCTCGAAGGGTTTAGGCATCTTTCTGGTCCTGATGGCTGTACTGGTAGCTTTGTATAAAGTGGCCCCGATCTCCAGTATGATCGCCAGCATGCTGATTATTTTATTGACGGCCGGCACCTTGTCATTTTTGATTACAACCCCCGAATCATGGGTACCCCGTTTGGGAGATGCGGATTGGGGCTTTCCTTTCTTATCAGCCAGGGGCAGGTTGGTTTTAAAGGACATTGCAATCATGGGCGGCGCTATGATAACCATGAGTGAATCGGCCGTGTTGTACCTGCGCCGCCTTAAATAA
- a CDS encoding DUF302 domain-containing protein gives MQKNHITDNARRCFLHQATFAWLCLYLPTNITKMSDPKGVIIDVSHFSVDLTVQRLIELLKNKGAKIYTVIDQREELSHAGLQIPPMKFVLFGNPKTGGPVMMANPVAGLDLPLKVLVWADEKNVVRAAYHDPAYLKERYSLSPQLVGMLNLEPLLKAVLKA, from the coding sequence ATGCAGAAAAACCATATTACGGACAATGCCCGCCGTTGTTTTTTACATCAGGCCACGTTTGCCTGGCTCTGCCTTTATTTACCCACAAATATTACGAAAATGTCAGACCCAAAGGGCGTCATTATTGACGTCAGCCACTTTTCAGTTGATTTAACCGTTCAACGCTTAATTGAGTTATTAAAAAATAAAGGTGCAAAAATCTATACGGTTATCGATCAGCGGGAGGAGCTGAGCCACGCTGGCCTCCAGATTCCGCCGATGAAGTTCGTGTTATTCGGCAATCCCAAAACCGGCGGCCCGGTGATGATGGCCAATCCTGTTGCAGGTTTAGACCTACCATTAAAAGTCCTGGTTTGGGCCGATGAAAAAAACGTCGTCAGGGCTGCCTATCATGATCCGGCTTATCTGAAAGAGCGTTATAGTTTAAGCCCGCAGCTGGTAGGGATGCTGAATCTTGAACCCCTGCTAAAAGCGGTTTTGAAGGCTTAA
- a CDS encoding MBL fold metallo-hydrolase, protein MDSNQNNISRRNFLGTAGMLTAGALLAPKFLFSQAKAEGPVEIIIKAAATAKINVTKLRGNIFMLEGSGGNIAVLNGPEGKLLVDGGIGVSKPHVLAALNSISNQPIKVLINSHWHFDHTSGNEWLHQAGATIIAQDITREHLTRSIHQEDWNYTFAPLPKAGLPTVLFKKEHTHHFNGEKIHVETYRPAHTDCDSSIYFPNADILHVADTFWNAYYPMIDYSTGGSIDGMITAAARNVARTTNHTVVIPGHGAIGNRAQLIEFHDMLATIRERVSKLKNQGKTLNEVIAAKPTASYDQKFGGFVIKGDFFTKLVYKGV, encoded by the coding sequence ATGGATTCAAATCAAAACAACATCAGCCGACGTAATTTTTTAGGCACCGCCGGTATGTTAACCGCTGGCGCATTATTAGCTCCCAAATTTTTATTCAGCCAGGCAAAAGCTGAAGGTCCCGTGGAGATCATCATTAAGGCCGCTGCCACTGCCAAGATCAATGTGACCAAGCTAAGAGGTAATATCTTTATGTTAGAAGGTTCAGGGGGCAATATAGCCGTTTTGAACGGCCCCGAAGGTAAGTTATTAGTAGACGGCGGTATAGGTGTTTCCAAACCACACGTACTGGCGGCGCTTAATTCCATCAGCAACCAACCGATCAAAGTGCTGATCAACAGTCACTGGCATTTCGATCATACCAGCGGCAATGAATGGCTGCATCAAGCAGGTGCCACTATCATTGCGCAGGACATTACCCGTGAACATTTAACCAGAAGTATCCACCAGGAAGACTGGAATTACACTTTTGCACCCCTGCCAAAAGCGGGCCTGCCAACCGTGCTGTTTAAAAAAGAGCACACCCACCATTTCAATGGCGAAAAAATCCATGTCGAAACCTATCGGCCGGCGCACACGGACTGTGATTCATCTATTTATTTCCCCAACGCCGACATTTTGCATGTGGCAGATACCTTTTGGAATGCCTATTATCCTATGATAGATTATTCAACCGGTGGAAGTATTGACGGAATGATCACTGCAGCCGCGCGTAACGTTGCCAGGACAACCAATCACACCGTAGTCATTCCGGGGCACGGCGCTATAGGTAACCGCGCTCAGCTGATCGAGTTTCATGATATGCTGGCAACAATCCGCGAACGCGTGAGCAAATTAAAAAATCAGGGTAAGACCCTGAATGAGGTCATTGCCGCCAAACCGACTGCTTCGTATGATCAAAAGTTTGGTGGCTTTGTGATCAAGGGCGACTTCTTTACCAAACTGGTTTATAAGGGCGTATAA
- a CDS encoding tetratricopeptide repeat-containing sensor histidine kinase: MKIFSAIIAFLIVHSCQGQDITHNISRHQVDSVKQHLAGNKADTVRINAMLTLASFNILKPGEYKADLDTADWYLSMAEKLNLGTALPQLQGKIYLVKASLFRESGNRAEGKAAAKKAILILKLTDDKKDLGLAYYELAQYYNFNNPIELPEKINLTELATSTFEQSGNVELKAFCLKLLADLYNYNDDSYKALKAINTSLKAYQSIGHKEIQGVYDQLGSIYYVKADFIQALKYELAAIQTALGVRDTTMQVCEINNNIGLIYTKLEDNEKAIVYFKSALVIAEKYNDNPSIALLIHNTVNSYIFLKRASNALEFIKSVPQKYIGSTGMSINYYIPRAYINIYTSLKEFNVAKVYADQLHDILRHNKFGVHDKSNIYTALIRYYIASKQYTRAQKYLNKNDTLLQSVKDPNTISRNYDLWVSLDTSRGYYRAAYNHLLSKNKLNDAVLNENKIRQLKQITAFYESEEKENAIQLLKAQNRLQQNRIVHGETIRKWAIALVALLIVLLAVGIDRYRVKRRINRLLEAQQVKIKSDNNTLVLEKNDLLIEKDDLLTQKEWLLSEIHHRVRNNLHTVVSLLESQAIFLKNDALKAIEKSQHRIYAMSLIHQKIYSDEHLKAVDISAFIPELARYLTDSYRTYYEILFKLAIDPVKVSVAQSIPLALIINEIITNAIVHAFHKKASGIISIRMHQTDNLVTLVIADNGVGIDPGKCSHPPDTLGMVLINGLSEDIHAEINIKNDHGTSITLVFPTEIVLEQKGDNYS; the protein is encoded by the coding sequence ATGAAAATATTCTCCGCCATCATTGCCTTTTTGATAGTCCATTCCTGTCAGGGGCAAGATATTACCCATAATATTTCAAGGCATCAGGTGGATTCCGTAAAGCAGCATTTAGCCGGAAACAAAGCCGATACCGTCCGGATTAATGCGATGCTAACTTTAGCATCATTTAACATTTTAAAGCCCGGCGAATATAAGGCCGACCTCGACACTGCAGATTGGTATCTGTCAATGGCGGAAAAGTTAAACCTGGGAACGGCCCTACCACAACTTCAAGGAAAAATCTATTTAGTTAAAGCAAGCTTATTTCGCGAGAGTGGTAACAGAGCTGAAGGTAAAGCCGCAGCAAAAAAGGCGATTTTAATATTGAAACTAACCGATGACAAAAAGGACCTCGGGCTGGCTTACTACGAATTGGCACAATATTATAATTTCAATAATCCCATCGAACTACCTGAGAAGATCAATTTAACAGAGCTTGCAACGTCCACATTTGAACAATCAGGAAATGTAGAATTAAAGGCGTTCTGCCTTAAATTGCTGGCTGATTTGTATAACTACAATGACGATAGTTACAAAGCGTTAAAAGCGATCAACACATCGCTGAAGGCTTACCAATCCATTGGTCATAAAGAAATCCAGGGGGTCTATGATCAGCTCGGTTCGATCTACTATGTAAAGGCTGATTTTATTCAGGCCCTGAAATATGAACTGGCGGCCATCCAAACAGCACTCGGTGTGCGGGATACAACGATGCAGGTATGCGAGATTAATAATAATATAGGGTTGATCTATACCAAGCTGGAAGATAACGAAAAAGCAATTGTTTACTTCAAGAGCGCACTTGTAATTGCGGAAAAATATAATGACAACCCCAGCATTGCATTATTGATACATAATACAGTAAATAGCTATATTTTTCTTAAAAGAGCGTCCAATGCCTTAGAGTTTATTAAAAGCGTTCCGCAAAAATATATCGGATCGACGGGTATGTCGATTAATTATTATATCCCGAGAGCATATATTAATATTTATACAAGCCTTAAGGAGTTTAATGTCGCAAAGGTTTACGCAGATCAGTTACACGACATTTTGCGGCATAATAAATTCGGAGTTCACGACAAGAGTAATATTTACACCGCGCTGATACGCTATTACATCGCTTCAAAACAATATACCCGGGCTCAAAAATATTTAAATAAAAATGATACTCTTCTACAAAGTGTAAAAGACCCTAACACTATCTCCCGTAATTATGACCTGTGGGTGAGCCTGGACACCTCGCGGGGATACTATAGGGCTGCATACAACCATTTATTGTCTAAGAACAAATTGAATGACGCTGTTCTTAATGAAAATAAAATCAGGCAATTAAAGCAGATCACAGCTTTTTACGAAAGTGAAGAAAAGGAAAACGCTATACAATTACTGAAGGCCCAAAACAGGCTTCAGCAAAATAGAATTGTTCATGGCGAAACGATCCGAAAGTGGGCTATCGCCCTCGTTGCACTATTAATTGTCCTCCTTGCAGTAGGAATTGACCGCTATCGCGTTAAACGACGAATCAACAGACTTCTAGAGGCGCAGCAAGTTAAGATCAAATCAGACAACAATACCCTGGTGCTTGAAAAAAATGACCTTTTGATCGAAAAGGATGATTTGCTGACTCAGAAAGAATGGTTGCTGTCAGAGATTCATCACCGGGTAAGAAATAACCTTCATACAGTGGTTTCCTTATTGGAATCCCAAGCGATTTTTCTGAAAAACGATGCCCTGAAAGCGATCGAGAAAAGCCAGCACCGTATTTATGCCATGTCGTTGATCCATCAAAAGATATACAGCGATGAGCACCTGAAAGCGGTTGATATTTCGGCATTTATCCCTGAACTGGCCCGTTACCTGACCGATAGTTACAGAACGTACTATGAGATACTTTTTAAGTTAGCAATTGATCCGGTAAAAGTTAGTGTCGCCCAATCGATCCCCTTAGCCCTCATTATCAATGAAATTATAACCAATGCCATTGTGCATGCCTTTCATAAAAAGGCATCAGGGATTATTTCGATCAGAATGCATCAAACTGATAATCTGGTGACGTTAGTCATTGCCGATAATGGCGTAGGAATAGACCCGGGTAAATGCAGCCATCCCCCGGACACCCTGGGAATGGTACTGATCAACGGATTAAGCGAAGATATCCATGCAGAAATCAACATAAAAAATGATCACGGAACAAGTATCACCCTGGTTTTTCCTACTGAAATAGTACTTGAGCAGAAGGGCGATAATTATTCCTGA
- a CDS encoding nuclear transport factor 2 family protein: MSAITKYAYSTISCEEDKLKLGNQFLLAFRDRDWNLLRSIITEDCTWCLPGEGELAGESEGADEVIDKAKQFAKKLSLELDHIQYSLNCVALAIQNRSLSKEPTADEHIATVNTIRDGRISGIYTFFSDVPGMRTYFDGVAH, from the coding sequence ATGAGCGCGATAACAAAATATGCTTATTCAACCATCTCCTGCGAAGAGGATAAGCTTAAACTGGGAAACCAGTTTTTATTAGCCTTCAGGGATCGTGACTGGAATCTGCTGAGGTCTATCATTACGGAGGATTGCACCTGGTGTTTGCCGGGTGAAGGGGAACTGGCCGGTGAATCAGAAGGTGCCGATGAGGTAATTGACAAAGCGAAGCAATTTGCAAAAAAGCTCAGCCTGGAACTGGATCATATACAATATAGCCTGAATTGTGTGGCCCTGGCTATCCAAAACCGTTCCCTTAGTAAAGAACCAACTGCTGATGAACATATCGCCACGGTGAACACCATACGTGATGGCAGGATCTCGGGCATCTATACCTTTTTCTCGGATGTACCGGGTATGCGTACCTATTTCGACGGAGTAGCGCATTAG
- a CDS encoding histidine kinase dimerization/phosphoacceptor domain -containing protein codes for MKISKIFICWIISQLLLVSAYGQDVTGNLTANEANHLLLLLKKSPQDSAKFNLLLQLAQYNILKPGELKVDLDNAADFINQAKRLNKRLLNDESEGYILLVQSMLVKERGDKKRGLELAEQAVSRLKKVSFSHHLGDAYIELSTYYTYFIQEQLNKKIQIVELGVSALKREGKILKLAYSQQLLADLYTNNAAQAKALGVLNSSLANYKAVHYKSLQGVYIIYSTAYSLMSDYKMSLKYGLLALRTAEELQDTTMQRCEINNILGVILVKMKEYEKSIEYFKNALQIAERYDDRNSILLVISNTVTAYNSLKKYKESLHFIKGIPLRYLNTKDPAFSSVISYIYCSIYISLKLYPEAKPYAERLSLIVTNQPNMIANINNAYLVLIKYYTATKQYSAARKYLNSGMAKIKSNGGEVPLQMQRYYGLSFKLDSAVGNYKSAIENILKFNKLKDSIFNQTKTKQLKQLEIEYETEKKASEIKILHQKAVIQQEAYQKVSLLKNITLGGILVLFAFICLLYRQYRSKQKSNRIVNLKNFQISEKNKLLEHLLKEKEWLLKEVHHRVKNNLHTVICLLESQALYLENDALKAIENSQHRIYAMSLIHQKLYQAEDVKTIDMSIYLPEFIQYLNESFGTQRQVRFHLEIEPIQLGVSQAIPLALIINEAVTNSIKYAFTPDVIGIISVSMSQHGQEITLIVADNGIGLDPTITNMPSESLGLKLMNGLSEDINAHIFFENYNGTRITILFNVDPLNNEHHFSGTLNQE; via the coding sequence ATGAAAATAAGTAAAATTTTTATCTGTTGGATAATCTCACAATTGTTGTTGGTTTCCGCGTATGGACAGGATGTTACCGGCAATTTAACAGCAAATGAGGCAAATCATTTATTATTATTATTAAAGAAGAGTCCGCAGGACAGCGCAAAATTCAATTTGCTATTGCAACTCGCTCAATATAACATCCTAAAGCCAGGCGAATTAAAGGTGGATCTGGATAACGCTGCAGATTTTATCAACCAAGCGAAAAGATTGAATAAAAGACTTTTGAATGACGAGTCGGAAGGTTACATATTACTTGTTCAATCCATGCTTGTCAAAGAACGTGGTGATAAGAAAAGAGGACTAGAATTGGCTGAACAGGCTGTATCACGCCTAAAAAAAGTTAGTTTTAGCCATCATCTTGGTGATGCCTATATAGAACTTTCTACGTACTACACTTATTTTATTCAAGAGCAACTGAATAAAAAGATACAAATAGTGGAACTTGGCGTGAGTGCACTAAAGCGTGAGGGCAAAATTTTAAAATTAGCTTACAGCCAGCAACTACTCGCAGACCTTTATACTAACAACGCTGCTCAGGCGAAAGCCTTAGGTGTCCTAAACTCTTCACTTGCCAATTATAAAGCTGTTCACTATAAATCACTACAAGGTGTATATATAATTTATTCAACTGCCTATTCTCTGATGTCCGACTACAAAATGTCATTGAAATATGGCCTGCTGGCATTAAGGACAGCCGAAGAACTCCAGGACACCACAATGCAACGTTGCGAGATCAATAATATATTAGGAGTAATATTGGTTAAGATGAAGGAGTACGAAAAATCTATTGAGTATTTTAAAAATGCTTTACAGATAGCAGAACGATATGATGATCGAAACAGTATTCTGTTGGTCATTTCTAACACAGTAACAGCTTACAATAGTTTAAAGAAATATAAAGAATCATTGCATTTTATCAAAGGTATTCCATTAAGGTATTTAAATACTAAAGATCCGGCATTTTCATCAGTCATATCCTATATCTATTGTAGTATCTATATATCGCTAAAGCTTTATCCGGAGGCCAAACCTTACGCGGAACGCCTCTCCCTAATTGTCACAAACCAACCCAATATGATTGCCAATATCAATAATGCATATTTAGTATTGATAAAATATTATACGGCGACAAAACAATACAGCGCTGCGCGTAAATATTTAAATTCAGGAATGGCTAAAATAAAAAGCAACGGAGGTGAAGTCCCCTTACAAATGCAGCGATATTACGGGTTATCGTTTAAGTTAGACTCAGCAGTTGGTAATTACAAATCGGCGATCGAAAATATATTAAAGTTCAATAAGTTGAAAGATTCGATCTTCAATCAAACTAAAACAAAACAACTTAAGCAACTAGAAATTGAATACGAAACGGAAAAAAAAGCTAGTGAAATCAAGATTCTTCATCAGAAAGCTGTAATTCAACAGGAAGCATATCAAAAGGTAAGCCTGCTTAAAAATATTACGCTCGGCGGTATCTTAGTCTTGTTTGCATTTATATGCCTGCTCTACCGGCAATACAGATCAAAGCAAAAAAGTAACCGGATTGTTAATTTGAAAAATTTCCAAATTAGTGAAAAGAATAAGTTACTTGAGCATCTTCTGAAAGAAAAAGAATGGCTCTTAAAAGAAGTGCACCACCGGGTAAAAAACAATCTTCATACCGTAATTTGTTTATTAGAATCTCAAGCCCTTTACCTGGAGAATGATGCCTTGAAAGCCATTGAAAACAGCCAGCACCGGATCTATGCGATGTCGCTGATCCATCAAAAACTCTACCAGGCAGAGGACGTAAAAACCATAGATATGTCAATCTATTTGCCGGAATTTATTCAGTACCTGAATGAAAGTTTTGGCACCCAAAGACAAGTACGCTTTCATCTGGAGATCGAACCGATTCAGTTGGGCGTGTCACAGGCGATCCCATTGGCGCTGATCATTAACGAGGCGGTGACCAACTCGATCAAGTATGCTTTCACTCCTGATGTAATCGGCATAATCTCAGTTTCCATGAGCCAACACGGGCAAGAGATCACTCTGATTGTGGCTGATAACGGGATAGGGTTAGATCCCACCATTACTAATATGCCTTCGGAGTCATTGGGCCTGAAATTAATGAACGGATTAAGCGAAGATATAAATGCTCATATCTTCTTCGAAAATTACAATGGGACAAGGATAACGATCTTATTTAACGTCGACCCGCTCAATAATGAACATCATTTTTCAGGAACCTTAAATCAGGAATAA
- a CDS encoding carboxymuconolactone decarboxylase family protein → MKTIKVPTRDEVKPESQLLFDQVTKHLGMLPNLYATMGYSPGTLKGYLQFEAAMVGGVFTVKEKEAINLVVSEINNCNYCLAAHTMIAKSKGYSHDETIGIRKGYSAENKLDAVVKLAKSITENRGEPDAQLLEAFFEAGYREDALVELIGLITAKIFTNYLYAITGVPLDFPKAVSLENA, encoded by the coding sequence ATGAAAACTATTAAAGTACCTACACGGGATGAGGTAAAACCGGAATCGCAGTTATTATTTGACCAGGTCACCAAACACCTGGGGATGCTGCCCAATTTATACGCAACTATGGGTTATTCTCCAGGCACTTTGAAAGGTTACCTGCAGTTTGAGGCAGCTATGGTTGGCGGCGTATTCACTGTCAAGGAAAAGGAGGCGATCAATCTGGTGGTATCGGAAATAAACAATTGTAACTATTGTCTTGCGGCTCATACAATGATCGCCAAAAGCAAGGGCTACTCCCATGATGAAACCATCGGTATCAGGAAAGGTTATTCCGCCGAAAATAAACTGGATGCTGTTGTCAAATTAGCGAAAAGCATTACGGAAAATCGTGGTGAGCCGGATGCGCAACTGCTGGAGGCTTTTTTTGAGGCAGGTTATCGGGAAGACGCTTTGGTCGAACTCATCGGATTGATCACCGCTAAGATTTTCACCAATTATCTATATGCGATAACAGGTGTGCCGCTGGATTTTCCAAAAGCGGTCAGCCTGGAAAATGCCTGA
- a CDS encoding DUF983 domain-containing protein, giving the protein MMEKLKKWPLWPALVNAKCPRCRRGDMFANQMYGFHGQVMLKKCSHCDLTYEIEPGYFYVAMLISYAMNVAEMVTLAVAISVLTGSQNPWLYVIIILSIALMLSPFNFRYSRIILLYWLTPGLSYRPEMSADNWLQHDSNIARS; this is encoded by the coding sequence ATGATGGAAAAATTAAAAAAATGGCCGCTTTGGCCGGCATTGGTAAATGCAAAATGCCCACGTTGCAGAAGGGGTGATATGTTTGCAAACCAAATGTACGGGTTCCATGGCCAGGTCATGTTAAAAAAATGCAGTCATTGTGATCTGACCTATGAGATAGAGCCCGGTTATTTTTATGTCGCCATGCTTATTAGCTATGCGATGAATGTAGCCGAAATGGTCACGCTGGCCGTTGCAATTTCTGTACTGACCGGTAGTCAGAATCCCTGGCTGTACGTCATCATCATTTTATCGATAGCCTTAATGCTATCTCCCTTTAATTTCAGATATTCCAGGATCATCCTTTTATACTGGCTCACCCCGGGGTTAAGCTACCGGCCTGAAATGAGCGCGGATAACTGGCTTCAGCATGATTCGAACATTGCGCGTTCATAA